The segment GCACCGAGCGGAGGGGAACACAGCTGCAGTAGTTACTCTGACCCCATGGGCCTCAGGGGTTGGAGTCAAGGGTCCTAAGAGGCTCCCCGcgctgttttccaaagcatcAGTCCCGCTCCAGTCCCAGCCCTTTGCCATCTGCTCTTCAGGGCCTGCTCCTCGTCCCACGCTACCCCTCTCCTTAAAGACTGCTTTCTCCACTTTCTGCCAGGCTTCCCGACTTCTCTGGCTCTCCTATCGGCCTCTCCCAGGGTTGAGTCTGGGCCGCATCAGCTCTCCCTGGCCCCAatcattccttctctcttcctctcctccctcctctccatctctccttcctttcccctccctctcccttcccccttccctctctccccctctcgcCTCCCGCATTCAGCTTCGGCAGCCGGCCCGCGCCCCCGGCACCATGTTCCGGCTCCTCCGgttgctgctgctactgctgctgctgcccccaCCGGGGTCTCCCGAGCCCCCCGGCCTGGCCCCGCTGTCCCCGGGGGCGCCCCCCCAGGCCCCTGACTTGCTCTACGCCGACGGGCTGCGCGCCTACGCGGCCGGGGCTTGGGCGCCGGCCGTGGCGCTGCTGCGGGAGGCGCTGCGGAGCCAGGCGGCGCTGGGCCGCGCGCGGCAGGACTGCGGGGCGCGCTGTGNNNNNNNNNNNNNNNNNNNNNNNNNNNNNNNNNNNNNNNNNNCCCGGCCCGGCGCAAGGGGCCTGGGAGCGGCTGCTGCTCCGCGCGGCGCTCCGCCGGGCCGAGTGCCTGACCCAGTGCGGGGCGCAGAGGCTGGGCCCCGGGGGCGCGGCGCGGCTCCGCGTGGGAAGCGCGCTGCGAGACGCCTTCCGCCGCCGGGAGCCCTACAACTACCTGCAGAGGGCCTACTACCAGGTGCGGGAGCCGCCCGGGCCCTCCGGGGGTCCTGCCCCGACCCACGCTGCGCCGCTACTCGGAGCTCGCCAGGAGGGGGCGGAATGCCGGCGCCCGGGACTCCGGGTGGGGCTCAGGGAGGCGGCGAGCGGACCTCTCCTTTTGAGTCGGTCCCATCCAAACGGCGTCAAGTACCCATTGAGGTCGCCGAGGGACGGCCTAAGGGAGAGTGGGAGCAAAGCTGGAGCGGGGCTGGATGGGTTCCTGAGGCGCGGTGGAAGTGGatgggagatggagggaaggggccTGAAACGTTAGGTCTTACTGAGACCTACGTGGGATGATAACTGCCTCTTTCGAGGAGTGAAGcggaggggttggggggaactCCGCCGCTGCACAGGAAGCACGGCGTGGCGGGGAGTTGAGTGTGAGGCTTTGCCCGGCAGGGGCAAGGCTGAGGAGCGGGGAGGCTGAGGCCGGGCATGTGGGGGGCGGGCAGTGGACACTGCGCAGCTACCAGTTCGGTAGCTATTGCCTACgtggctggggggcggggggggggttggtcACACACACCTCAGCCCAGGGTCCTAGAGACCTGCGGGTTTTGCTGGTCGCTCAGGTCTCCCCCTCACTTCCCCACCTCACTTAGCCATCACTTGCACCTTGTCTTCCAAATGGAGGCCCCCAGGTCCCTCTGCCCATATCTCACCCACTCTTGAGTCTTCAAAACCCTCTTTCCGGAGCTTCCCCAGCATACTGGTTTCTAGGGgctctggaggttgggaagtggGCAGTTCTGACTGACAAGTCTTCCAGAAGGTTCTGGGGCAgttccaggtgtgtgtgtggtaggggagagggggaggctaGGAAGCCAGCAGAGGTCTGACACCCCTACCTGAGGGCACTGACTCCCTCATCCTTCTTGCTTCTCAGCTGAAGAAGTTGGATCTGGCGGCAGCCGCAGCACACACCTTCTTTGTAGCAAACCCAACACACTTGCAGATGCGGGAGGACATGGCTAAGTACCGACGCATGTCTCGGGTGCGCCCCCAAAGTTTCCGGGACCTGGAGACACCGCCACACTGGGTGAGACCCTTTGACTGGCCAGATACACAGGGCTCACTGGACTGGGACCTGTGTGGCTCAGGCATCAGGAGACCTGGGTACTGTCCTTGGTAACCCTGAATGGAGAGTCCCTCTCTGGGGCTTAGCTTTCTTTCGAGGATCACTGAAGTCCCTGTTCGACCATTCTGATCCTGAGGCCCACCCCATAGGTGAAGTGGGACCTGGAGTCCGTGCCCCAGATCAGACCAacaccccccccttctttctgcCTCCCAGTCTTGTTTGGCACCCTGCCTCCGGGAGCTCAGGTGACTGCCCATTCCCCTCCCCAACAGGCAGCCTATGATGATGGCCTGGAGCTACTGGGGCGCCAGGAGGCAGGACAGGCACTGCCCAGGCTAGAGGAGGCCCTGCAGGAGAGCCTGGCCCAGATGGAGAGCTGCCGGGCTGGCTGCGAGGGGCccgaggagcagcagagggaggaagaggaggagcaagGGGCCGGCAGCCAGGGGGGCCTCTATGAGACCATTGCAGGTAAGGAGTTGGGGGTTCACGGCCCCACAGAGAGGAGCATCACGAGCTGAATGGTCCACATGTGTTGCAGGGCACTGGATTCGGGTCCTGCAGTGCCGGCAGCGCTGTGTGGGGGACATGGCCACGCGCCCTGGACGCAGCTTCCCTGTCCCTGACTTCCTTCCCAGCCAGCTGAGGCGGCTGCACGAGGCCCATGCTCAGGGTCAGTTGGGGAAGGGTGAACGTGGGGGTGACCGGGCTTGGAAACAGGGGAAGTGAAGGTTTGTCTCTGATGGTATCCTGAGCCCCATCTCTCCGTCCCTCCCGTCTGTCTCTGGATCTGTAGTTGGTCAGGAGGACTCTCATTTGCTCTCCTTTGGCGCCGTTGTGGAAGGCTCAGGAGATGGGTCACAGGGCTCCTTCTGCCCTTGCTGCTTCTCACCTTCCTTTaattccctcctctcttcctccccattgAACTCTGCCCACCCAGCTCAGGTATGTTTGAGTAAGCTTTGGAAAGAAGCAATGGATGAGCGAGCCGCCAGGGGGGATGGGGGCTTTGGAGTTGTTTGGCGTCCGGAGACCACCttctctggctctgcctctgtgggcctgtcttctctgcctctgcccagggACCACTGTCGCTCTCAGTCACCATGCCCCACCCCGCCCTATTGCTCTGTCTCCAGTGGGGAATCTGTCCCAGGCTATGGAAAACGTCCTGAGTGTTCTGCTCTTCTACCCGGAGGACGAGGCTGCCAAGAAGGCCCTGAACCAGTACCAGGCCCAGCTGGGAGAGCCGAGACCTGGCCTCGGGCCGAGAGAGGTAACCCTCTGCTGCGTACGTACCCTGTGAGGTAACCCTAAACCAAATAGACCTGAGAAGTAACCTGGACTCTCTCCTCCCATCTCGTCACCGCAGGCAACCCCAAGTCTAGCATCTGACttgtccctgctccctgctccccactgcaGACTCGACTTTCTGAGTCCAAGTGCCAGCCCATCCCTCTTGCCTCACCTCACCCCCACTTGCCCCCCCTCATGTGCCCTCCTGTGCCACAGGCCTATGCGCATCGCCACCCCCTTGCCCCTTTGAGCCCAGATGCCCTGAAGCTCTTGAAGGGAAAGGCGTAGGAAAGGGTTTAGGAGTGTGCAGGCTGTCCCCTAGAACCTGGGACTGCCGTGCTCTCCTCCAGCCTTAACTCCCCTGCCCCACTCTACTTCTCCTCGTCTCGCCCCTTTCTCCCTGCTGCCCACACCACCTCAGGACATCCAACGCTTCATCCTTCGATCCTTGGGGGAGAAGAGACATCTCTACTACGCCATGGAGCACCTGGGGGCCAGCTTCAAGGATCCTGTGCGTAATTCcccttgtccctctcctgctcccccaggaGGAAGAGA is part of the Ailuropoda melanoleuca isolate Jingjing chromosome 16, ASM200744v2, whole genome shotgun sequence genome and harbors:
- the P3H3 gene encoding LOW QUALITY PROTEIN: prolyl 3-hydroxylase 3 (The sequence of the model RefSeq protein was modified relative to this genomic sequence to represent the inferred CDS: inserted 2 bases in 1 codon), which codes for MFRLLRLLLLLLLLPPPGSPEPPGLAPLSPGAPPQAPDLLYADGLRAYAAGAWAPAVALLREALRSQAALGRARQDCGARCXXXXXXXXXXXXXXXPGPAQGAWERLLLRAALRRAECLTQCGAQRLGPGGAARLRVGSALRDAFRRREPYNYLQRAYYQLKKLDLAAAAAHTFFVANPTHLQMREDMAKYRRMSRVRPQSFRDLETPPHWAAYDDGLELLGRQEAGQALPRLEEALQESLAQMESCRAGCEGPEEQQREEEEEQGAGSQGGLYETIAGHWIRVLQCRQRCVGDMATRPGRSFPVPDFLPSQLRRLHEAHAQVGNLSQAMENVLSVLLFYPEDEAAKKALNQYQAQLGEPRPGLGPREDIQRFILRSLGEKRHLYYAMEHLGASFKDPDPWTPAAVIPEALREKLREDQEKRPWDHEPPQPKPLTHWKDVLLLEGVTLTQDARQLNGSERVVLDGLLTPAECGVLLQLAKDAAEAGARSGYRGRRSPHTPHERFEGLTVLKAAQLAQAGAVGSQGAKLLLEVSERVRTLTQAYFSPERPLHLSFTHLVCRSAIEGEQDQRMDLSHPVHADNCVLDPDTGDCWREPPAYTYRDYSGLLYLNDDFHGGDLFFTEPNALTVTAQVRPRCGRLVAFSSGGENPHGVWAVTRGRRCALALWHTWAPEHREQEWTEAKELLKEPGEEEEEEEEEEMPSRDHSPEPPSRRLPRVQDKAGKPPRVREEL